The Streptomyces rimosus genomic interval GACCAACTTCGGCCTGGAGAAGAACCGGCCGTACGGCGATGGTGTGGTGACCGGCTACGGCACCGTCGACGGCCGTACGGTCTGTGTCTACTCGCAGGACTTCACCATCTTCGGCGGTTCGCTGGGCGAGGTCTACGGCGAGAAGATCGTCAAGGTGATGGACTTCGCCCTGAAGAACGGCTGTCCCGTCGTCGGCATCAACGACGGCGGCGGCGCCCGCATCCAGGAGGGCGTGGCGGCCCTCGGTCTGTTCGCGGAGATCTTCCGCCGCAATGTGCACGCCTCCGGCGTGGTCCCGCAGATCTCGCTGATCGTCGGCCCGTGCGCGGGCGGCGCGGTCTACTCCCCCGCCATCACCGACTTCACGGTCATGGTCGACCAGACCTCGCACATGTTCATCACCGGGCCCGACGTCATCAAGACCGTCACCGGCGAGGACGTGGGCTTCGAGGAGCTGGGCGGCGCCCGGACGCACAACACCACCTCGGGCGTGGCGCACCACATGGCGGGCGACGAGAAGGACGCCATCGAGTACGTCAAGGCGCTGCTGTCCTACCTGCCGTCCAACAACCTCTCCGAGCCGCCCGCCTTCCCCGAGGAGGCGGACCTGGAGACCTCGGACTACGACCGCGAGCTGGACACGCTGATCCCGGACTCGGCGAACCAGCCGTACGACATGCACACCGCCATCGAGCACGTCCTCGACGACGGCGAGTTCCTGGAGACGCAGGCGCTCTTCGCGCCGAACATGGTCACCGGCTTCGGGCGGGTGGAGGGCCACGCGGTCGGCATCGTCGCCAACCAGCCGATGCAGTACGCGGGCACGCTGGACATCAACGCGAGCGAGAAGGCCGCGCGGTTCGTGCGCACCTGCGACGCGTTCAACGTGCCGGTGCTGACGTTCGTGGACGTACCGGGCTTCCTGCCGGGTACGGACCAGGAATGGGACGGCATCATCCGGCGCGGCGCCAAGCTGATCTACGCGTACGCGGAGGCCACGGTTCCGCTGATCACGGTCATCACCCGCAAGGCGTTCGGCGGCGCGTACGACGTCATGGGCTCCAAGCACCTGGGCGCGGACCTGAACCTGGCCTGGCCGACCGCGCAGATCGCGGTGATGGGCGCGCAGGGGGCGGTCAACATCCTGCACCGCCGCACCCTCGCCGCGATCGAGGACCCGGCCGCACAGGACGCCCGCCGCCAGGAGCTGATCCAGGAGTACGAGGACGCGCTGCTCAACCCGTACGTCGCGGCCGAGCGCGGCTACGTGGACGCGGTGATCATGCCGTCGGAGACCCGCCGGCACATCGTGCGCGGGCTGCGCACGCTGCGCAACAAGCGCGAGTCGCTGCCCCCGAAGAAGCACGGCAACATCCCGCTGTAGGGGCGCCCGTGCCCGTCAGCAGCGCTGTCCGCCGTTCGCCGCAACCCCTCAAGGAGGTCGGTCGATCATGATCAAGGTCGTCCGGGGCAACCCCACACCCGAGGAGCTGGCCGCCGCACTGGCGGTGGTTCGCACCCGCGCGGCGGCCGCCGCTGCCGCCGCGTCCGCCGCGCCGGGCCCGGAGCGTACGGACGAATGGGCCGACCCGGCGTCCACGATCCCGCGCCGCCGGCTGCCGCACCCGGGGCCGCGGGCGTGGCGCACGAGCTACTGGCCGCGCTGAGGCCGCGTAGTACCCATACCCGGCGGCGCTTGAGTACGCGTACTCAGGCGCCGCAGGCGTTCCCGGCGCAGGATCGAAGGATGCTGTGGTCCGATCCGCCCGACGAGCCCCCCGAGGAGCTGCGCCAGGTACAGGCGATGCTCCGCCGGATGGGCATCGTGCTGGCCGTGGCCGCCGTGGTGCTGATGGTCATGCTGGTCGGCGGGGCCTGAGGACCCGCTCCGGACCGTACGCGGACACCACCGGTCGATACGGCGACGGACCCGGGCCCGCTCCGCACCGAAACGGACGAAGAGGACCAGCTCACACACCCCGCCTGCAACCGCCACCCCCACTTGGGACATCCTTTACCTCTGAAGGCCGCAATTCGGGCGCCCGTACGGCACGGTCCGCGCGGCACCGGGCCGTACGGCAAGGGGAGTGGAGAGCGATGAACAGGCCGCTGAGGCACATAGCCGTCTTCTGCGGGGTGCTGGTGCTGGCGCTGCTGGTGCGCGCCACCTGGGTGCAGTTCGTCCAGGCGGACGCGCTGGCGAACGACGACAACAACCGCCGGGTGAAGATCGAGGCGTTCTCCTATCCGCGCGGCAACATCATCGTGGGCGGCAAGCCCATCACCGGGTCCGTCGAGACGGCCGGCGACTTCAAGTACAAGCGGGTCTACAAGGACGGCCCGATGTACGCGCCGATCACCGGCTACGCCTCGCAGTCCCAGGGCACCACGTTCCTGGAGGGCGTCTACAAGGACATCCTCAGCGGCAAGGACGACCGGCTCTTCCTCAAGCGCGCCAAGGACGTGCTGACGGGTGAGAAGCCGCGCGGCGGCGACGTGCTGACGACGATCAACGAGAAGGCGCAGCGCACCGCGTACAAGGCCCTGACCGACCTGAACGCCAAGGGCGCGGTGGTCGCCCTGGAGCCGGCCACCGGCAAGATCCTGGCGATGGCGAGCACGCCGTCCTACGACCCGTCGGTCTTCGCGGGCAGTTCCTTCAAGGAGGGCGACAAGTACACGTCCCTCATCAAGGACAAGGCCAAGCCGATGAACAACCGGGCGTCCCTGGAGATCTACCCGCCCGGCTCCACGTTCAAGATCCTCACCGCCGCCGCGGCCCTGGAGCACGGCATCGTCCCGGACATCGACACCCCGGTGCAGGCCCCGGTGCCGTACACGCTGCCGCAGACGGCCACCAAGGTCGGCAACGACATCGCCACCGCGCCGTGCGCGAACGCGTCCCTGAAGGTCGGCATGCAGTGGTCCTGCAACAACACCTACCTGGAGGCGGCGAACCGGCTCGGCACGGACAAGATGCGCGAGACGGCGGAGAAGTTCGGCTTCAACCAGAAGATCTTCACCCCGGTACGCACCGCCACCAGCGGCTACCCCAAGAAGCTGGACAAGCCGCAGACCGCGCTGACCGGCATGGGCCAGGGCAGCCTGACCAGCACCCCGCTGCAGATGGCCATGGTCGTCGCCGGGCTCGCCAACAACGGCAAGGTCATGCAGCCGTACATGGTCGAGGAGACCCGCGGCCCCGACCTGTCGACGATCGAGAAGTTCGAGCCCAAGGAGCTGAGCCAGGCCGTCTCCGAGAGCACCGCGAAGAAGGTGCAGGAGATGATGGAGAACACCGCGGAGAACGGAACGGCGAAGAAAGCGCTGATCGACGGCGTCAAGGTCGGCGCCAAGACCGGTACCGCCCAGCACGGCGCGGACGTCCGCGACGAGCGCCCGTACGCCTGGTTCGTCTCGTACGCCAAGCAGGGCAACGGCTCGCCGGTCGCGGTCGCGGTGTTCGTCGACCCCTCGGACATGGACATCCCGCGCAAGGAGATCGCCGGCGGCAAGCTGGGCGGCCCGATCGCGAAGAAGGTCATGGAGGCCGTGCTCGGCAAGTGAGCGGGCCGCCGGTCGGCATGGAGCGGGGCGGGCGTCACAGGGCGCCCGCCCCGCTCCGTTTCGTACCGCACCCGCACCGCTCCGTACGATGGCGGTCATGACCGTTCAGCCCGGCGCCGCCGCCCGCCGTCTCGTCCTCGCCTCCCAGTCCCCCGCCCGGCTCGGCCTGCTGCGCCAGGCCGGGCTCGCGCCCGAGGTCGTCGTCAGCGGGGTGGACGAGGACGCGATCACCGCCGGCAGCCCGGCCGAGCTGGCCCGGGTGCTCGCCGAGGCGAAGGCCGACGCGGTGGCCGCGCGCCCGGAGACCGCCGGCGCCCTGGTCATCGGCTGTGACTCGGTCCTCGAACTGGACGGGCGGGCGCTCGGCAAGCCCGCCGACGCCGAGGACGCGATCGCCCGCTGGAAGTCGATGCGCGGCCGGTCCGGGATCCTGCAAACCGGCCACTGCGTGATCGACACGGCGCGGGAAGGGCGCCGGGTGTCGGCCACCGCCTCCACCACCGTCCGCTTCGGCGAGCCGAGCGACGCGGAGATCGCCGCGTATGTGGCCTCCGGCGAACCGCTGTACGTGGCGGGCGCCTTCACCCTGGACGGCCGGTCGGCCCCGTTCATCGACGGCATCGACGGCGACCCCGGCAACGTCATCGGCCTGTCCCTGCCGCTGCTGCGGCGGCTGTTGGCAGAGCTGGACGTGGCGATCACGGATCTCTGGGCGTAGCCCGCCGCTCCCTGTCTCTCGATCTGTCTGTCTCTCAATCCGTCTGTCTCTCGATCTGTCTCTCAACGGATGGGGTCCGCCTCGGCGTCGCGCCCGCTGGGGGCGTGCGTAGCGGGGAGGTGGGTCCCGCGCAGGGCGGCGGCCGCGGACGCCGCGAGATCGCCGAGCGCGCGGTCGTGCGGAAGTCTGATGAGCAACTGGGCGGCGACGTACGCGCCGTCACGGCCCCGGCCGCCGTTCCGGTGGGCACGGTCGCGCAGCACCAGACCGTCGGGCGCCGGCAGCATCTCCTCGACCAGCAGTTCGCCGGCGTCCTCCCGAGCGCTCTCTTGGGCGCTCCCCTGGACGCTCTCTTGGGCGCCTCTTTGTGCGAGCAGCCGGTCGATGACGCGCAGTGTGGGCAGTGCCGTGAGGTCGGCCGGTACGGGTTCGGCGCCCGCTCCGCAGCGTAGGAACGCGTACCGCGGCAGACCGGCCGCGCGGCGCAGGGCCGCGAGGGTGCGTACCTTGTCCAGGTCGGTGTCGTCGGCGCGCCACAGTGCCGTACGCGGCAGCCGCCAGGCGGCCGGGGAGACGACGAGCCGTCCGCCCACCGTGAGCCGGGGCAGCCGCTCGGCGCGCGGGAACGCGCCTGCCAGCCCGTCGAGCTGGACGGTGTACGCCGTCGCGGGGTGGCTCGCGGCCATCAGCAGCCGCAGCAGCACGTCGTACGGCGGCAGGGCGCCGCGCGTCCCGTGGTGGACCGGCACGATGCGCCGCCCGTCCGCCTCCGCGATCACCCGGTCGCCGTCGCGGCGCAGCGTGATGCGGTCGAGCGGCAGGTAGCGGGCCGTGCCGGGGCCCGGGGCCGTGCCGTAGTACGGCGCGGGGTCGGGGTCGCCGGTCCACCAGCTGGTGACCAGGGGGCGGCGTACGGCGTTGGCCGCGCGCTCGGCCGGTGGCGGCACGAGCACTTCGACGAACCGTACGTCCGCCTCCCGCTCGACGGCGGCGAGGAAGGCACGGTGGCGCTCGCCGTTGCCGTAGCCGCCGTGCCCGGCGTGCAAGGCGTGCAGCGCGTCGGCGAACCGGGCGTCCAGTACGCCGGCGGGTGAGACCGTCTCCAGGGCGGCCGGCGGGCCGGGACCGGCGAGGGGCCGCACCAGGCAGTCGACGGGCCAGGGCGGCAGGACGGCGGTACCCGCAGGCGCGTCGAAGGTGTCGAGCAACGCGTCGGTGAGGTCCACCTGTTGTGCGTCGCCGCGGGTGGCGAGGTGGGCGAGCAGGCGCGCGTATCCGGAGTGCGCGGTACGGGCCGGATGCCAGCCTTCGTAGCGGCGGCGGGTGGAGGGGGTGTCCGGTGGTGGCTCGGGGGCGGGCCACTGGTCGGCCAGGAGATCACTGAGGAGGCGAGGGCGCTCGTCCAAGCCGTGCGCTTCGTCGCACAACTCCCCTGCCGGAGCGCTGTGTTGGCGGTCCGCCTCGCGCAGTGCGGCCAGGCGGGCGGCGGTGCGCAGGGCATCATGTACGGCATCGACGGCCGTCGCGGACACCGCGGCCGCCCCGGAGCCCGCCCCCTCGGCCATCCGGTACGAGTCCACGAACTCCGCGTCACCCAGCGGCTCCGTACACGGCAGCCGGTCCCGTTCGCGGACGGCCACCGCCGGGGTCCACGCGCTGCGCCGGCGATGCGGGGCGGCGCAGACCCGGAGGACGCCGAGGCCGTGGAGGTGGGCGAGGAAGCCGCGCAGGACGCGGCGGGTGCCGTCGTCCGCCTTGTCGGTTCCCGGGCCGGTGCCGGGCGCGGGTCCGGTATCGGCGCCCGCTCCGAGACCAGGCCCGCGCCCCGTGGTGCCCAGCAGCGCCGCCTCGATCCCCCCCAGCGGGCGGGGGCCTTCCGCCAGCAGCGTCAGTACGGCGTCCAGCGGCCGGGTGCGACGCAGCTCGACCTGGCGCAGCCGGTCCCGTACGGCCGGATCGACCACCCAGCACCGCACGGCGCCGTCCGCGCGGAAGTGCAGCGGTGCGGGGGCGAGCGGGGTCGCGGGGTCCGCCGTCGTCAGGTCCACGGTGCTCAGCCGGGTCCGCGTCACCTGCACGTTCTCCGCCGTTTCGGACGCCATCGGGCCGAGCGCCGTACCGGGCGCGAGCAGCGGCGGCGGCTCGTCCGGGACCGTATGGCCGGGCTGCGGACGGGGGCCTAGCGGGACCGGCGCGACCTGGCCGACCCAGCCGCGCGGCGTGGTCTTCACCGCGGCCCGGCCGAGCGCCCGCCACAGATACGCGGCACTCTTGCGCAGGCGCTTGCCGCTCCAGGACTCGCCGCGCGCCAGCCGCCGTTCGACGATCGGTATCAGTTCCGGCGCCGCGTCGGCCAGGAAGGCCCGCATGACCGGGCTCGCGCAGGCCAGCGTCCAGGCCAGCGCGCCCACGCGGTCCGCTTCGTCCGCGACCGCGCGCTCCAGCTCCCGGCGGGTTCGGGACAGCCGTACGCCGATCCGGTGCACCGCGACGGCCTCGTGCACCAGGCCCTCAGGGACGGCGGCCAGGGACTCCAGATACGCGCAGTCCGCTTCGCCGGGGGCCGCGCCGGCGTGCAGGCGGCGGCGCAGGGACAGAACGGTTCCACGGTCGGTGTCGGCGAGCTCGGGGTGCGGGACCACGGTGGTGCCCAGCTGTTCGGCGAGGGCGCGGGCCCGGTCGGCCTGCTGCTGCCGCGCGCGGTCGTACTCGCCTGCACGGTCGAAGAGCTGCGGGTTCCCGGCGCGGGTCCAGACCTCGGCGGGTATGCCGGCGGTGCGCAGGAGGGCTGCGGGGGCGGGGCTGTTGCCGGCAGGGGCTTCGGGGGTGTCGGGGGCTTTGAGGGGGTCGGGGGCGCCCGTGTCCGCCGCTCCGGCCTCGTGTGCGTCCGTGTTATCCACGCAGGGGCCCACGAGAGATCACCCGGTCCGCGCCCGGCGCGACCGGAACCGTGCCGAGCGAGGCACCACGGACGTCCCGCGGACAGTCGGCAGGAAGATCGGCGACCGGCAGCATCCCTGCCTCCTCACGAACCGGGCACGGGGCGCTCTTCGCCCTCGTCGCGCCCTCCTCGCATGGTGGCCCCGGGGCGCCGCCGTCGCATGCGGAGCGGGTTCCGGGCGGGTCACGGACGGTGACGGAAAATCGGGGCTCAGCCATTGTGGCCGCGCACCCGACCCCCGTAACATACATACATGGATGTACGTAAGAGCAGCGGGGCGGACCGGCCCGCCGGACGGGAGGCGGCCCGGCGACCCGGCGCCGCGCAGCCCCGTGCCACCCAGGCCGACCGCCGTGCACGCACCCGTGCCGCGCTGCTCGAATCGGCCGCCCGGGGCCTGTCCCGGTACGGCTACGGCAACCTCAGGCTCGAACAGGTCGCCCAGGACGCCGGGTACACCCGCGGCGCGCTCTACCACCAGTTCACGGGCAAGCAGGACCTCACCCTGGCCGTGACCGAATGGGTGCTGGACACCTGGTGGCAGGAGGTCGGCGTGTTCGTCGAGCGGGCGCCCGACCCGATCGCGGCGCTGCTCACGCTGGCGCGCGGGCACGCCGTCTACTGCCGTCGCGACATCGCCCGGGTGGCGATGGCGCTGCGGCTGGAGTTCGCCGGGCAGGACCACCCGGTCGGACGCGCCGTCGAGCAGGGCTACCGCGATCTGCTCGACCGCTGCACCGCCCTGATCGAGGCGGCGCGCGAGGCGGGAGCGATCCCGGACGACCCGGACGGCCCGCCCGCCGGGATCCTCGCGCTCGCCTACGTCGGCGCGATCGAGGGCACGTCGATCGCCCTGTCAGGACACGCCCCGCACGACGCGCCGCTCGTGGCCAGGGCCGCCGCCGGCGCGCTCGGCCTCACGTACGACCCCGGGGAGCACACGGACCCGGGCCGCACCGCTCACCGTCGGACCACGCGAAGGGAAGCGTCATGAAGGTCGCCATGGTGGGACACCACTACCCGCACGCCGCGCACCGCGAGGAATTCGTCTCCCGTGTCCGCCGCACTGCCGAAGTGTTCCGCCGTACGCCCGGCTGCCTGTCGGCGGAGTACTGGCTGACGGCGGACGGCGACGCGGTGGTGTCGATCGTGCGGTGGGAGTCCGAGGAGGCGTCCCGCGCGTCGCTCGCCGCCGTGCAGGCGGCGCCCGAACTGGACCTTGTCTTCGACGAGCGGGAGGTGCGCCCGCGCGAGATCGTGCGTCTGGTGGCGCCCTGACCCGCGCGGGCGCTCCGCGGAATTACGCCGCTGCCGTGGCGGCGTGCCGGCAGTGGGTGCACAGCAGGCGGCGGCCCGCCGCGTGGGACGTGCTGCGGCCCAGGCCCGCCGTCCGGTGGACCGTGCGCGGGACCGCGGCGGCGTGCGCGGCGCACGCCGCCGCACCGCACTCCGCGCAGACGGCCAGCGCGGCGGTCGCGCTGCCGAGTTCCGCACAGTCGAAGCACTGCATTGAAATGACTCCCGTTGAGCTAGGTTCCGAGATCGCGTTCGTGTTCCGACATCGGAAGAGTGGTGGCCCTGCGCAGAGCAACCGCATCCGGGAGCCGGACATTCCGGATTCCCCCGAGCGGTGACGACCGTCACGGCCCGTGCTGGGATCCGGTGCGCCTCGCCGGGAAAGCCGGCCCGGCCCCTCCCCATCCCATGCACCCCCTCCGTAAAGCTGTGCGAGCCTGGAAAGCCGCCCGCGTACGCCGCGCCCCGCACCCGTACCGCCACCCGCACCCGCCCTCATGCCCGCCCCGGAGGAAGCCCCCCATGCCGCAGTCCGTCGACCGTGCCCTGGACCTGCTCGACGCGGTCGCCGAGGCGGCGGAGCCGGTACCGGCCAAGGTGCTGGCCCGGCAGCTGGACTGCGGCCTGTCCACGGTCTACGACCTGCTCGGCTCGCTGACCGAACGCGGCCATCTGGCCCGTACGCCCGCCGGGTACACCCTCGGTTACCGCGTACCGGCCCTGCACCGCGCGTTCCAGCGGCAGTTGCGGATCGACGAGCGGGTGCACGAGGCGCTGCTGCGGCTGCGCCGGTCGTCCGGCGCGGACGTCTTCTTCAGCACGTACCGGGACGGAGGGATCGCCGTGCTGGACGGCGCCGCGGGCCCGGACTCCGCCTTCTCCGTCGGCCAGGACACCGCCGCCCACGCCACGGCACACGGCCGCGCCCTCCTGGCCGCCCTCCCGGCCGCCACCCGCCGCCAGTACCTGACCGCCAGCGGCCTGCCGCCCCGCACCCCACACACCATCACCACCCCCGACCGCCTGGAACGCGAACTGCGCCGGGTCCGCCGGAACGGAGTCGCCGTGGAACGCGAGGAGTCCGTATCCGGCATGGCCTGCATCGCCATCCCGGTCCCCATACGCCCCAGCGGCCCCGGCACCCCACCCACCGCACTCACCGCCGTCTCGGCCGCCCTCCCGATCGCGGACTTCGCCCGGCTGCGCGGACCGCTGACGGAGGCGTTGCGGCGGGAGGTGGCGGGGCTGGGGTGAAGGCGCGGCGCTAGGTTGGCAGCAGCATCGCGCGGAGGATCGGGGGAACCACATGGCCGGTAAGGCCACGATTGCAAAGCTGACGTACTACCCCATCAAGGGCTGCTCCGGAGTGTCGGTGAGTACGGCGGAGCTGACGCCCGCCGGGCTTGCGCATGATCGCAGCTTCATGGTGACCGGCGCGGACGGGGTGTTCCGGAGTCAGCGGCGTGATCCTTTGCTGGCGGTGGTCCGTCCGGAGATCAGTCCGGACGGCGCCCGCATGACGTTGCGCGCGCCGGGGGCCGAGGCGTTGTCCCTGGATGTGGATGCTTCGTCCGCGCCACGGGATGTGGAGATGTTCAAGGCGCCCTACCGGGGCATCGATCAGGGGGATGCCGTCGCCGGGTGGCTGAGCGAGGTGCTCGGTGTGCCGAGTCGGCTGGTGCGGGTGCCGGAGGACCATGGGCGGGTTACGGACGGGCTGACGCCCGGGACGTCCGGGTACGCCGACAGTTGTGCGCTGCATGTCGTGTCCCGTGCGTCGCTGGACCTGCTGCACGCGCGGCTCGTGGAGCAAGGGGCCGCGGTGCTGCCGATGGACCGGTTCCGGCCGAATGTCGTGGTGGACGGGTGGGACGAGCCGCATACCGAGGACCGGGTGCGTCATGTGCGGGTCGGCGAGGCCGAGTTGGGGTACGCCAAGCTCGCCGTACGGTGCGCCGTCACCACCGTCGAGCAGTCCTCCGGCGCGCGGACCGGGCCCGAGCCGCTGCGGACGCTGGCCGGGTACCGGCGCGCGGCCGGGGGTGGCGTCGTGTTCGGTGCCAAGTTCGCCGTACTGCGGCCGGGCAAGCTGTCGGTGGGGGACGAAGTGGCGGTCAGTTCGTGGGGTGAGTCGGAGCGGTAGCGGGTCGGGTGCCGCTGCCGGGCCCGTAGGCCGTTCCGTACGCCGTCAGCGTCAGTACCAGCAGCGCCAGGACGACCATGAGCAGCGCGAACGCCGTCCAGCCGGCCAGACCGACCGCGAACGCCCCGAGGACGGCGTGCACCACCGCGCAGGTGATGAGCACGATGCGGCCGAACGTGCCCGGCGGGCGGTCGCGTACCGCGATGCGGACCAGGAGGACGGCGCAGCACGCCAGATAGAGGGCGAAGACGGCGCCGAGCACCCAGGCGCCGGCGGACATCGCGGCGGGGTCCATGCCCGCCATGGACATGTGCTGCCGGGCCATCACGACGCTCAGGACGTAGTTGAGGAAGAGGATGGCGAGCGCTTCCAGTACGAGTACCACCGCCGCCACCCACGCCACTGGTCTGCGTGCCGCCACCCCGTCCACCCTCTTTCCGGCCGCTGCACTGTTACCGCGAGTACGAAAGACCATCGCGCACGCTACTCCTGAGTACCCCCCGCTCTACAAGAGGCCGGATACGGGTAAGAGCCGGGAGCGGAAGCGGACGCGGCCCCCGGACGCAGACGCGGGCAAAGTTTCCTTCGCCCATTCGTAGGGACTCCACAAAGAAACGGGGTTCCGGCGAAGGACGGCCGGGCGAGACCTTGCCCACATTTTGATCACCGCACGACCCCCGGAATACGGGCCTTACCCTGGGATGCCGGGGAACTTCGGTCCCGGACCCGCACCGGGCGCACGCTCCGTGTGGGCAAGCTCACTACCGGGAACGGGTCGGCACGCGGTGTCGCCAGTCCCTAAACTCGCGACGTCCTAATTTGTTGCGGCGAAGCGCCAAGGAGGAACCGATCGTGCGCAAGGTGCTCATCGCCAACCGAGGCGAAATCGCTGTCCGCGTAGCCCGTGCATGCCGGGATGCCGGAATCGGGAGCGTAGCCGTCTACGCCGACCCTGACCGGGACGCCCTGCATGTCCGCGCGGCAGACGAGGCCTACGCCCTGGGCGGTGACACTCCTGCCACCAGCTACCTCGACATCGCCAAGGTCCTTGCCGCCGCCGCCGATTCGGGCGCCGACGCCATTCACCCCGGTTACGGCTTCCTCTCCGAGAACGCCGAATTCGCACAGGCCGTCCTCGACGCCGGGCTGACCTGGATCGGCCCCCCGCCGCAGGCCATCCGCGACCTCGGCGACAAGGTGGCGGCCCGTCACATCGCGCAGCGCGCCGGTGCGCCGCTGGTCGCCGGCACCCCCGACCCGGTCTCCGGCGCGGACGAGGTGGTGGCCTTCGCCGAGGAGCACGGCCTGCCGATCGCCATCAAGGCGGCCTTCGGCGGCGGCGGGCGCGGCCTGAAGGTGGCCCGCACGCTGGAAGAGGTTCCGGAGCTGTACGACTCCGCCGTCCGCGAGGCCGTGGCGGCCTTCGGTCGCGGCGAGTGCTTCGTCGAGCGCTACCTGGACCGCCCGCGGCACGTGGAGACCCAGTGCCTGGCCGACAAGCACGGCAACGTGGTCGTCGTCTCCACCCGTGACTGCTCGCTCCAGCGCCGCCACCAGAAGCTCGTCGAGGAGGCGCCCGCGCCGTTCCTGAGCGACGAGCAGAACGCCGAGCTGTACCGCGCGTCCAAGGCCATCCTCAAGGAGGCCGGCTACGAGGGTGCGGGCACCTGCGAGTTCCTGGTGGGCCAGGACGGCACGATCTCCTTCCTGGAGGTCAACACCCGCCTCCAGGTCGAGCACCCGGTCACCGAGGAGGTCACCGGCCTGGACCTGGTCCGCGAGATGTTCCGGATCGCCGACGGCGAGGTGCTGGGCTACGACGACCCG includes:
- a CDS encoding MOSC domain-containing protein, with the translated sequence MAGKATIAKLTYYPIKGCSGVSVSTAELTPAGLAHDRSFMVTGADGVFRSQRRDPLLAVVRPEISPDGARMTLRAPGAEALSLDVDASSAPRDVEMFKAPYRGIDQGDAVAGWLSEVLGVPSRLVRVPEDHGRVTDGLTPGTSGYADSCALHVVSRASLDLLHARLVEQGAAVLPMDRFRPNVVVDGWDEPHTEDRVRHVRVGEAELGYAKLAVRCAVTTVEQSSGARTGPEPLRTLAGYRRAAGGGVVFGAKFAVLRPGKLSVGDEVAVSSWGESER
- a CDS encoding acetyl/propionyl/methylcrotonyl-CoA carboxylase subunit alpha — encoded protein: MRKVLIANRGEIAVRVARACRDAGIGSVAVYADPDRDALHVRAADEAYALGGDTPATSYLDIAKVLAAAADSGADAIHPGYGFLSENAEFAQAVLDAGLTWIGPPPQAIRDLGDKVAARHIAQRAGAPLVAGTPDPVSGADEVVAFAEEHGLPIAIKAAFGGGGRGLKVARTLEEVPELYDSAVREAVAAFGRGECFVERYLDRPRHVETQCLADKHGNVVVVSTRDCSLQRRHQKLVEEAPAPFLSDEQNAELYRASKAILKEAGYEGAGTCEFLVGQDGTISFLEVNTRLQVEHPVTEEVTGLDLVREMFRIADGEVLGYDDPPVRGHSFEFRINGEDPGRNFLPAPGTVTTFEAPAGPGVRLDAGVESGSVIGPAWDSLLAKLIITGATREQALQRAARALDEFTVEGMATAIPFHRTVVKDPAFAPELTGSTEPFRVHTRWIETEFVNDIKPFAAPGTDEAEADTRETVVVEVGGKRLEVSLPSSLGMPLARAAVAGGAKPKRKAAKKSGSAASGDTLASPMQGTIVKVAVEEGQEVAEGDLVVVLEAMKMEQPLNAHRSGTIKGLTAEVGASLSSGAVICEIKD